The Microscilla marina ATCC 23134 genome includes a region encoding these proteins:
- a CDS encoding TonB-dependent receptor: MKNSDLKRILAKLMLVAIYCWGICPVVAQSTVKVSGYVKDASTGEDLIGATVQIAGTTQGVITNAYGFYSIDLPLDSIKLVFSYVGYTSVIRSLQLSQSLVLNINLPPQQKQLDEIVVKANGLREKLNSTQMGVEKLTAQELKTIPVIFGELDIIKALQLKPGVSSGGEASSGLFVRGGGPDQNLVLLDEAQIYNAAHLFGFFSIFNPDVVKAVDLYKGDFPAQFGGRLSSVLDVKMRDGNKRKFSAAGGIGLISSRLTLEGPIQKDKSSFLIAGRRTYFDVFTRAINRANEDNEDFNPIPDYYFYDLNAKVNYELGKKDRLFLSGYLGRDVFGFKDDNFDFSFKWGNTAAALRWNHVFNSGLFSNTTLSYTTYEYEIANTFDIFNFSLGANIQDYSAKVDFDYLPNNQHVIRFGAHYTYHDFTLGRLRAGSSDGSVDFGSETRLNGNEAAIFITDDYTINDHWRINMGLRLSGFENQGETYGGFEPRFSVRYKLNPTVSLKASAARMYQYVHLVSNSGASLPTDIWYPSTKLVNPQRSDQVALGGSILLFDGKLLISNEMYYKDMDNQLDLKDGAQIFANPNLEDEFVFGRGWSYGNEVYIEKKEGRTTGWIGYTLSWTYRKFGASNGNLPINGGAPFFPRYDRRHDISVVISHKFNERLTFTVAWVYYTGNAISLPPGRFFLQDVVGGNPTVVPRFQQRNDLRMPNYHRLDLGLVWKFFPRWGESDLTFSIYNAYNRLNPYFIFFEEIKDANTNQTLGFQAKQVSLFPVIPSITYNFKF; the protein is encoded by the coding sequence GTGAAAAATTCAGATTTGAAACGCATACTTGCTAAACTCATGTTAGTAGCTATATACTGTTGGGGTATTTGCCCAGTGGTTGCACAAAGCACAGTAAAAGTAAGTGGGTATGTAAAAGACGCCAGCACTGGCGAAGACCTCATAGGGGCAACAGTACAAATAGCTGGTACCACCCAAGGTGTAATCACCAACGCTTATGGTTTTTATAGCATAGACTTACCTCTTGATAGTATAAAACTTGTGTTTTCTTATGTAGGCTATACCTCAGTAATACGATCACTCCAACTGAGCCAAAGCCTGGTACTCAACATCAACTTGCCCCCCCAACAAAAACAACTCGACGAAATAGTAGTAAAGGCCAATGGCTTGCGCGAAAAACTCAACTCTACCCAAATGGGGGTAGAAAAACTCACTGCCCAGGAATTGAAAACTATTCCAGTTATTTTTGGCGAGCTCGACATCATCAAAGCTTTACAGCTCAAGCCGGGGGTATCTTCTGGGGGCGAAGCATCATCAGGTTTGTTTGTTCGGGGTGGGGGACCCGATCAAAACCTGGTGTTGCTCGATGAGGCACAAATTTATAATGCCGCTCATTTATTTGGTTTTTTTAGCATTTTTAACCCCGACGTGGTCAAAGCAGTAGACTTGTACAAGGGTGATTTTCCTGCACAATTTGGCGGCAGGTTATCATCGGTATTGGACGTGAAAATGAGAGACGGCAACAAGCGAAAGTTTTCGGCAGCGGGAGGTATTGGGCTTATCTCGTCTCGGCTCACTCTGGAGGGACCTATCCAAAAAGACAAATCCTCTTTTCTAATTGCCGGAAGGCGCACTTATTTCGATGTGTTTACTCGTGCCATCAACCGTGCGAATGAAGACAATGAAGACTTTAACCCCATTCCTGACTATTATTTTTATGACCTGAATGCCAAGGTAAATTATGAGTTAGGCAAAAAAGATCGCCTGTTTCTGAGTGGTTATTTAGGACGCGATGTGTTTGGTTTCAAAGACGATAACTTCGATTTTTCGTTTAAGTGGGGCAATACTGCAGCAGCTTTGCGCTGGAATCACGTGTTTAATTCGGGGCTATTTTCCAATACTACCTTGTCTTACACCACCTATGAGTATGAAATAGCCAATACCTTTGATATTTTCAACTTTAGCCTGGGGGCAAACATTCAGGACTATAGCGCCAAGGTAGACTTTGACTATTTGCCCAACAACCAACACGTCATCAGGTTTGGGGCGCACTATACCTACCACGACTTTACTTTGGGCAGGCTTCGGGCGGGCAGCTCTGACGGTTCTGTTGACTTTGGTAGCGAAACCCGTTTGAACGGAAACGAAGCAGCAATTTTTATTACCGATGATTACACCATCAACGATCATTGGCGGATCAATATGGGTTTAAGGTTGTCGGGTTTCGAGAACCAAGGGGAGACTTATGGAGGGTTTGAACCACGTTTCTCGGTACGTTATAAATTAAATCCTACTGTGTCGTTAAAGGCAAGTGCAGCACGTATGTACCAATATGTCCACTTGGTGTCTAATTCCGGGGCTTCGTTGCCAACCGATATATGGTACCCTTCTACCAAACTGGTCAATCCTCAACGCTCTGACCAAGTGGCGCTGGGGGGCAGTATTTTGTTGTTTGACGGCAAGCTACTCATAAGCAATGAAATGTATTACAAAGACATGGACAATCAACTGGACTTGAAAGACGGGGCGCAGATCTTTGCCAATCCCAACCTAGAGGATGAGTTTGTATTTGGGCGTGGCTGGAGCTATGGCAACGAGGTTTATATAGAGAAAAAAGAAGGGCGTACAACTGGTTGGATTGGTTATACACTCTCGTGGACTTACCGCAAATTTGGCGCAAGCAATGGTAATTTACCCATCAATGGGGGCGCTCCTTTTTTTCCACGGTATGACCGTCGCCACGATATCTCAGTTGTGATTAGCCATAAATTCAACGAACGGCTAACGTTTACTGTGGCTTGGGTATATTATACAGGCAATGCTATTTCGTTGCCACCTGGACGGTTTTTTCTGCAAGATGTAGTAGGCGGAAACCCCACAGTGGTGCCTCGTTTTCAACAACGCAACGATTTGCGCATGCCCAATTACCACAGGTTAGATTTGGGGTTGGTCTGGAAGTTTTTTCCGCGTTGGGGCGAGTCTGATTTGACTTTTAGCATTTATAATGCTTACAACCGCCTAAACCCTTATTTTATCTTTTTTGAAGAAATAAAAGACGCTAACACCAACCAAACCTTGGGTTTTCAGGCAAAACAAGTGTCTTTGTTTCCGGTGATCCCGTCTATTACCTACAATTTCAAATTTTAA
- a CDS encoding DUF4249 domain-containing protein, with product MLNIQDNCRFSAFLWVLMLTLMGLSACDSLQKDITIDLPPYAPEIVVECYLEHGKPYRLLLTESTNYFGAVELPPLPQAKVSIVHNGVEEVLKFESGFDANSRKFYNYVGSTIVDSTAGGDYALKVEDVLKGRLVTGVTSFLPAPQLDTIEARFRDKDTTAFLLTKFQDNDSDKPNYYRIIINKDSLGGELTTEFSFEGRFKTGNQITIGTGYDFRSEDTVFVAIYHIKRDYYDFLETIEDARQANGNPFAQPAVVKSTITGGVGVFTALAYARQRIILKKE from the coding sequence ATGCTTAACATTCAAGATAATTGCCGTTTTTCTGCCTTTTTATGGGTACTCATGCTTACTCTTATGGGGCTGAGTGCCTGCGATAGTTTACAAAAAGACATCACCATTGACCTACCACCTTATGCTCCCGAAATAGTAGTAGAGTGTTATCTGGAGCATGGCAAACCTTATCGTTTGTTGCTGACCGAAAGCACCAATTATTTTGGGGCAGTAGAGTTGCCACCTTTACCTCAGGCAAAAGTATCTATTGTACATAATGGGGTAGAGGAGGTGTTGAAATTTGAGTCAGGGTTTGATGCCAACAGCCGTAAATTTTATAACTATGTAGGTAGTACTATAGTAGATTCTACTGCAGGGGGCGACTATGCGCTCAAGGTAGAAGATGTCCTCAAGGGGCGTTTGGTGACGGGTGTCACCAGTTTTTTGCCAGCTCCTCAACTAGATACCATCGAGGCTCGCTTTAGAGATAAAGATACCACTGCTTTTTTACTGACCAAGTTTCAGGACAATGACTCTGACAAACCCAACTATTACCGAATTATAATCAATAAAGATAGCTTAGGGGGAGAGCTTACCACCGAGTTTTCATTTGAAGGTCGGTTCAAAACAGGCAACCAGATCACTATAGGTACAGGTTATGACTTCAGAAGTGAAGATACTGTTTTTGTTGCTATATATCACATTAAGCGTGATTATTACGATTTTTTGGAAACCATAGAAGATGCACGTCAGGCAAATGGCAACCCCTTTGCCCAACCTGCAGTAGTAAAGTCGACCATTACCGGGGGGGTAGGGGTCTTTACTGCTTTGGCGTATGCCAGGCAACGGATAATCCTGAAAAAAGAGTGA
- a CDS encoding DUF5655 domain-containing protein — protein sequence MMEQGLLDKTGKSLEHWIGVLEQTGIDKHKAMMDYLKSEHGFTHGFANFVALKARKADAGSMEDTDLLAAQYKGKEALLPIYEQLIEVIETLGNDITQTPKKAGVSIIRKKQFALIKPATKTRIDLGLKIKDKPIGERLQGSGPFGTMCTHRVKIIDINEVDDELIDWLKEAYEKAG from the coding sequence ATGATGGAACAAGGATTATTAGACAAAACAGGGAAGTCGTTGGAACACTGGATAGGAGTGCTTGAGCAAACAGGCATAGACAAGCACAAAGCGATGATGGATTACCTCAAGTCGGAACACGGCTTTACCCATGGTTTTGCCAACTTTGTGGCGCTCAAAGCCCGTAAAGCTGATGCAGGCTCTATGGAAGATACCGATTTGCTTGCTGCACAATACAAGGGCAAAGAAGCTTTGTTGCCTATTTATGAACAGTTGATTGAGGTGATAGAGACTTTGGGCAACGACATTACCCAAACTCCCAAAAAGGCAGGGGTAAGTATTATTCGCAAAAAGCAGTTTGCTTTGATAAAGCCCGCTACTAAAACCCGGATAGACCTGGGGCTCAAAATTAAAGATAAACCTATCGGCGAACGACTGCAAGGTTCTGGACCTTTTGGTACTATGTGTACCCATCGGGTAAAAATCATTGATATAAATGAGGTAGACGATGAGTTGATTGATTGGCTCAAAGAGGCGTATGAAAAGGCGGGATAG
- the icd gene encoding NADP-dependent isocitrate dehydrogenase, translating to MSEQKITIQDGELNVPNTPVIPFIEGDGTGPDIWSASQKVLDNAVEKAYGGAKKLAWKEVLAGQKAFDQTGEWLPQATLDAFNEYLVGIKGPLTTPVGGGIRSLNVALRQKLDLYACIRPVRWFDGVPSPVKRPELCNMVIFRENTEDVYAGIEWMHGEEGTQKVKDFLIKEMGVDKIRFPETASFGIKPISKEGTERLVRSALEYTIKQGRPSLTLVHKGNIMKFTEGAFKNWGYELAEREYGDKVFTWAQYDRIAEKDGKDAANKAQADAEAAGKIIVKDVIADAFLQQILTRPAEYSVIATMNLNGDYVSDALAAIVGGIGIAPGANINYVTGRAIFEATHGTAPKYAGLDKVNPGSVILSGAMMLEHLGWQEAADLIYKGLSGAIGAKRVTYDFERLMEGATLLKTSEFGAEVSKHM from the coding sequence ATGAGTGAACAGAAAATAACCATTCAAGACGGGGAATTGAACGTTCCCAACACTCCTGTAATTCCTTTCATCGAAGGTGACGGAACTGGTCCAGATATTTGGTCAGCCTCTCAAAAAGTTTTAGACAATGCTGTAGAAAAAGCTTATGGCGGCGCTAAAAAACTTGCCTGGAAAGAAGTACTTGCCGGACAAAAAGCATTTGACCAAACTGGCGAGTGGCTACCACAAGCTACTTTAGATGCTTTCAACGAATATTTGGTAGGAATCAAAGGTCCTTTGACTACACCAGTAGGTGGTGGAATCCGTTCGCTGAACGTGGCACTGCGTCAAAAACTGGATTTGTATGCTTGTATACGTCCTGTTCGTTGGTTCGACGGAGTACCTTCGCCTGTAAAACGTCCGGAACTTTGTAACATGGTCATTTTCCGTGAAAACACAGAGGATGTATATGCTGGCATAGAATGGATGCATGGAGAAGAAGGTACCCAAAAAGTAAAAGACTTTTTGATCAAGGAAATGGGTGTAGATAAAATCCGTTTCCCTGAAACAGCCTCTTTTGGTATCAAACCTATCTCTAAAGAAGGTACCGAACGTTTAGTTCGCTCAGCCTTGGAATACACCATTAAGCAAGGACGCCCTTCATTGACGCTGGTACACAAAGGTAACATCATGAAGTTTACTGAGGGTGCTTTCAAAAACTGGGGGTACGAGCTTGCCGAACGCGAGTATGGCGACAAAGTGTTTACCTGGGCTCAGTATGACCGCATTGCCGAAAAAGACGGTAAAGACGCGGCCAACAAAGCACAAGCTGACGCTGAAGCAGCTGGTAAAATCATTGTAAAAGATGTAATTGCTGACGCTTTCTTACAGCAAATCCTTACCCGCCCTGCCGAGTATTCGGTCATTGCTACTATGAACCTCAACGGTGACTATGTATCAGATGCTTTGGCGGCTATAGTAGGAGGTATTGGTATTGCCCCAGGCGCCAACATTAACTATGTAACCGGACGTGCCATATTTGAAGCTACCCATGGTACTGCTCCCAAATATGCTGGTTTGGACAAAGTAAATCCTGGTTCAGTGATTTTGTCAGGTGCTATGATGCTTGAACATTTAGGCTGGCAAGAAGCTGCCGACTTGATCTACAAAGGTTTAAGCGGAGCCATTGGAGCCAAGCGAGTAACTTACGATTTTGAGCGTTTGATGGAAGGTGCTACCTTGTTAAAAACTTCAGAATTTGGTGCAGAAGTAAGTAAGCATATGTAA